One part of the Nocardioides zeae genome encodes these proteins:
- a CDS encoding ABC transporter ATP-binding protein, whose translation MLDGVSLSVDTGITGLLGVNGAGKSTLLRALAGVAPPRGGAVRIGGHDPYGADSRRSALRLLGYVPQQLEAPPTFSVADHLLHLCWLKEVPRRERADAVGRALAAVDLTDRASARLGTLSGGMRQRASIAQALLTDPQVLLLDEPTTGLDPHQRAELRALVQRLGADRTVLLATHIVEDVEYVADHLVVLHGGRVRFDGPTSELAARVEAGDGPSDGPSAGPGAGPGGGAVGGRLERAFLRLVVGG comes from the coding sequence GTGCTCGACGGGGTCTCGCTCTCCGTCGACACCGGCATCACCGGTCTCCTCGGCGTCAACGGCGCAGGCAAGTCGACGCTGCTGCGGGCGCTCGCCGGCGTCGCCCCTCCCCGGGGCGGCGCCGTGCGGATCGGGGGGCACGACCCCTACGGCGCGGACTCCCGCCGCTCGGCGCTGCGCCTGCTGGGCTACGTGCCACAGCAGCTCGAGGCCCCGCCGACCTTCTCGGTCGCGGACCACCTCCTCCACCTCTGCTGGTTGAAGGAGGTCCCCCGACGGGAGCGGGCCGACGCCGTCGGCCGCGCACTGGCCGCCGTCGACCTCACCGACCGCGCGTCGGCCCGGCTGGGCACGCTGTCCGGCGGCATGCGGCAACGTGCCTCCATCGCGCAGGCTCTGCTCACCGACCCGCAGGTGCTCCTCCTGGACGAGCCCACGACCGGCCTCGACCCGCACCAGCGGGCCGAGCTGCGGGCGCTGGTGCAGCGGCTGGGTGCGGACCGCACGGTGCTCCTCGCGACCCACATCGTCGAGGACGTGGAGTACGTCGCGGACCACCTCGTCGTGCTCCACGGAGGCCGCGTGCGCTTCGACGGGCCGACGTCCGAGCTCGCCGCGAGGGTCGAGGCCGGTGACGGTCCCAGTGACGGTCCCAGTGCCGGTCCCGGCGCCGGACCCGGCGGTGGTGCGGTCGGGGGTCGTCTCGAGCGCGCGTTCCTCCGCCTGGTGGTGGGCGGGTGA
- the rpoB gene encoding DNA-directed RNA polymerase subunit beta — MAASNNAGNPRRITFAKIDEPLEVPQLLDLQTKSFEWLIGDEGWEAQVQARLDAGEDVSPKSGLEEIFEEISPIEDFSETMSLSFENPVFVDPKYTEDECKEKDFTYSRPLYVSAEFTNNETGEIKGQTVFMGDFPMMTRKGTFIINGTERVVVSQLVRSPGVYFERSADKTSDKDIYTSKVIPSRGAWLEFEIDKRDLVGVRLDRKRKQNVTVLLKALGMTTEEIREEFRNPATGETYESIALTLEKDNTTGQDDALLDIYRKLRPGEPPTREAAQTLLNNYYFNPKRYDLAKVGRYKINKKLGAGQAFDQQTLTIQDVVATVRYLVQLHDAGIVHEAPDFTDASGSVVMGPDDKPVKVAADDIDHFGNRRMRAVGELIQNQLRTGLARMERVVRERMTTQDVEAITPQSLINIRPVVAALKEFFGTSQLSQFMDQTNPIAGLTHKRRLSALGPGGLSRDRAGMEVRDVHHSHYGRMCPIETPEGPNIGLIGSLASFGRINPFGFVETPYRKVVEGQVTDQIDFLTADDEDRYVIAQANARLTEDLHFAEERVLVRQKDGEVGEIPADEVDYMDVSPRQMVSVATALIPFLEHDDANRALMGANMQRQAVPLIRSDSPFVGTGMELRAAVDAGDVVLSEAAGVVKDVSADAIETMNDDGTYSTYRLAKFKRSNQGTCINQRPLVNEGDRLEVGTPIADGPCTDDAEMALGANLLVAFMPWQGHNYEDAIILSQRLVQEDMLTSIHIEEHEVDARDTKLGPEDITRDIPNVSEEMLADLDDRGIIRIGAEVTTGDILVGKVTPKGETELTPEERLLRAIFGEKAREVRDTSMKVPHGESGTVIGVRVFDREEGDELPPGVNQLVRVYVAQKRKISVGDKLAGRHGNKGVIAKILPIEDMPFMEDGTPVDVVLNPLGVPRRMNIGQILELHLGWLAKQGWDLNLSGDPESADWKQRLIAIGADKADPNSKVATPVFDGAREDEIIGLLDSTTLNRDGDRLIDHTGKARLLDGRSGEPFPEPVSVGYMYILKLHHLVDDKIHARSTGPYSMITQQPLGGKAQFGGQRFGEMEVWAMEAYGAAYALQELLTIKSDDVPGRVKVYEAIVKGENIPDSGIPESFKVLVKEMQSLCLNVEVLSQDGSMIELRDAEEDVFRAAEELGIDLSRREPSSVEEV; from the coding sequence TTGGCCGCGAGCAACAACGCTGGTAACCCCCGTCGCATCACTTTCGCGAAGATCGACGAGCCGCTGGAAGTCCCCCAGCTCCTCGATCTGCAGACCAAGAGCTTTGAGTGGCTCATCGGTGACGAGGGCTGGGAGGCCCAGGTCCAGGCCCGGCTCGACGCCGGCGAGGACGTCTCCCCCAAGTCGGGTCTCGAGGAGATCTTCGAGGAGATCTCCCCGATCGAGGACTTCTCCGAGACGATGTCGCTCTCGTTCGAGAACCCGGTCTTCGTGGACCCGAAGTACACGGAGGACGAGTGCAAGGAGAAGGACTTCACCTACTCCCGCCCGCTCTACGTCTCCGCGGAGTTCACCAACAACGAGACCGGTGAGATCAAGGGCCAGACGGTCTTCATGGGCGACTTCCCCATGATGACCCGCAAGGGCACCTTCATCATCAACGGCACCGAGCGCGTCGTCGTGAGCCAGCTCGTGCGCTCGCCCGGCGTCTACTTCGAGCGCTCGGCCGACAAGACGTCCGATAAGGACATCTACACCTCGAAGGTCATCCCGTCGCGCGGTGCGTGGCTGGAGTTCGAGATCGACAAGCGCGACCTCGTCGGCGTGCGTCTCGACCGCAAGCGCAAGCAGAACGTCACCGTCCTGCTCAAGGCGCTCGGCATGACGACCGAGGAGATCCGCGAGGAGTTCCGCAACCCGGCGACGGGCGAGACCTACGAGTCGATCGCGCTGACGCTGGAGAAGGACAACACCACCGGCCAGGACGACGCGCTGCTGGACATCTACCGCAAGCTGCGACCGGGCGAGCCGCCGACGCGCGAGGCCGCGCAGACGCTGCTGAACAACTACTACTTCAACCCCAAGCGCTACGACCTCGCCAAGGTCGGCCGCTACAAGATCAACAAGAAGCTGGGCGCCGGCCAGGCCTTCGACCAGCAGACGCTGACGATCCAGGACGTCGTGGCGACGGTCCGCTACCTCGTGCAGCTGCACGACGCGGGCATCGTGCACGAGGCGCCGGACTTCACCGACGCGTCGGGCTCCGTGGTGATGGGTCCGGACGACAAGCCCGTCAAGGTCGCGGCCGACGACATCGACCACTTCGGCAACCGCCGCATGCGCGCGGTCGGCGAGCTGATCCAGAACCAGCTCCGCACCGGCCTCGCCCGCATGGAGCGAGTCGTGCGCGAGCGCATGACGACGCAGGACGTCGAGGCGATCACGCCGCAGTCGCTCATCAACATCCGGCCGGTCGTGGCGGCGCTGAAGGAGTTCTTCGGCACCTCGCAGCTCAGCCAGTTCATGGACCAGACCAACCCGATCGCGGGCCTGACGCACAAGCGTCGCCTCTCCGCGCTCGGCCCGGGTGGTCTCTCGCGTGACCGCGCGGGCATGGAGGTCCGCGACGTCCACCACAGCCACTACGGCCGCATGTGCCCCATCGAGACCCCGGAGGGCCCGAACATCGGCCTGATCGGCTCGCTGGCGTCGTTCGGCCGGATCAACCCGTTCGGCTTCGTCGAGACGCCGTACCGCAAGGTCGTCGAGGGTCAGGTCACCGACCAGATCGACTTCCTCACGGCCGACGACGAGGACCGGTACGTCATCGCGCAGGCCAACGCGCGCCTGACGGAGGACCTGCACTTCGCCGAGGAGCGGGTGCTCGTCCGCCAGAAGGACGGCGAGGTCGGCGAGATCCCGGCCGACGAGGTCGACTACATGGACGTCTCGCCGCGCCAGATGGTGTCGGTCGCGACCGCGCTCATCCCGTTCCTCGAGCACGACGACGCCAACCGCGCCCTCATGGGTGCGAACATGCAGCGCCAGGCCGTGCCGCTCATCCGCAGCGACTCGCCGTTCGTCGGCACCGGCATGGAGCTCCGTGCCGCCGTCGACGCCGGTGACGTGGTGCTCTCCGAGGCCGCGGGCGTCGTCAAGGACGTGTCGGCCGACGCGATCGAGACGATGAACGACGACGGCACGTACTCGACGTACCGCCTGGCGAAGTTCAAGCGCTCGAACCAGGGCACGTGCATCAACCAGCGCCCGCTGGTCAACGAGGGCGACCGCCTCGAGGTCGGCACGCCGATCGCCGACGGCCCCTGCACGGACGACGCCGAGATGGCGCTGGGTGCGAACCTGCTCGTGGCGTTCATGCCGTGGCAGGGTCACAACTACGAGGACGCCATCATCCTCAGCCAGCGCCTCGTCCAGGAGGACATGCTCACCTCGATCCACATCGAGGAGCACGAGGTCGACGCGCGCGACACGAAGCTCGGCCCCGAGGACATCACGCGGGACATCCCGAACGTGTCCGAGGAGATGCTGGCCGACCTCGACGACCGGGGCATCATCCGGATCGGCGCCGAGGTCACGACCGGTGACATCCTCGTCGGCAAGGTGACGCCCAAGGGCGAGACCGAGCTGACCCCCGAGGAGCGGCTGCTCCGCGCGATCTTCGGCGAGAAGGCGCGCGAGGTGCGCGACACCTCGATGAAGGTGCCGCACGGTGAGTCCGGCACGGTCATCGGCGTCCGCGTCTTCGACCGCGAGGAGGGCGACGAGCTGCCGCCCGGCGTCAACCAGCTCGTGCGGGTCTACGTCGCGCAGAAGCGCAAGATCTCCGTGGGTGACAAGCTCGCCGGCCGTCACGGCAACAAGGGCGTCATCGCGAAGATCCTGCCGATCGAGGACATGCCGTTCATGGAGGACGGCACGCCGGTCGACGTCGTGCTCAACCCGCTGGGTGTGCCGCGACGCATGAACATCGGCCAGATCCTCGAGCTGCACCTCGGTTGGCTCGCGAAGCAGGGCTGGGACCTCAACCTCTCCGGCGACCCCGAGTCGGCGGACTGGAAGCAGCGCCTCATCGCGATCGGCGCCGACAAGGCGGACCCGAACTCGAAGGTCGCGACGCCCGTGTTCGACGGTGCGCGCGAGGACGAGATCATCGGCCTGCTCGACTCGACGACGCTCAACCGCGACGGCGACCGCCTCATCGACCACACGGGCAAGGCGCGCCTGCTCGACGGTCGCTCGGGCGAGCCGTTCCCGGAGCCGGTGTCCGTGGGCTACATGTACATCCTGAAGCTGCACCACCTCGTGGACGACAAGATCCACGCGCGCAGCACGGGCCCGTACTCGATGATCACGCAGCAGCCGCTGGGTGGTAAGGCCCAGTTCGGTGGCCAGCGGTTCGGCGAGATGGAGGTCTGGGCGATGGAGGCGTACGGCGCTGCCTACGCCCTCCAGGAGCTCCTCACCATCAAGTCGGACGACGTGCCGGGTCGCGTGAAGGTCTACGAGGCGATCGTCAAGGGCGAGAACATCCCCGACTCGGGCATCCCCGAGTCGTTCAAGGTGCTCGTCAAGGAGATGCAGTCGCTCTGCCTGAACGTCGAGGTCCTCAGCCAGGACGGCTCGATGATCGAGCTCCGTGACGCGGAGGAGGACGTGTTCCGCGCCGCCGAGGAGCTGGGCATCGACCTGTCGCGGCGCGAGCCCAGCTCGGTCGAAGAAGTCTGA
- a CDS encoding ABC transporter ATP-binding protein, with protein sequence MGVEIKVDGLTKSFGKQVIWRDVSLTVPAGEICVMLGPSGTGKSVFLKALIGLLKPDTGSIVIEGTDIASCSEKDLYEIRKLFGVLFQDGAMFGSMNLYDNVAFPLREHTRKSESDIRDIVMEKMDLVGLVGAEDKLPGEISGGMRKRAGLARALVLDPEIVLFDEPDSGLDPVRTAFLNQLIVDLNAQIDATFLIVTHDINTARTVPDNIGLLYHKHLAMFGPREMLLSSEEPVVRQFLNAQRVGPIGMSEEKDANELAAEAGQELPPLPPIPMQLEPSNGIPRRSQRPPGEWCRDHGVTPPPGSFQADAAIATR encoded by the coding sequence ATGGGTGTCGAGATCAAGGTCGACGGGCTGACCAAGTCGTTCGGCAAGCAGGTGATCTGGCGGGACGTGTCGCTGACGGTCCCCGCGGGGGAGATCTGCGTGATGCTGGGTCCCTCGGGCACCGGCAAGTCGGTCTTCCTGAAGGCGCTGATCGGCCTGCTGAAGCCCGACACGGGGTCGATCGTCATCGAGGGCACCGACATCGCCTCGTGCTCCGAGAAGGACCTCTACGAGATCCGCAAGCTCTTCGGCGTGCTGTTCCAGGACGGCGCGATGTTCGGCTCGATGAACCTCTACGACAACGTGGCGTTCCCCCTGCGCGAGCACACGCGCAAGTCGGAGTCCGACATCCGCGACATCGTCATGGAGAAGATGGACCTCGTCGGTCTGGTGGGCGCCGAGGACAAGCTCCCCGGCGAGATCTCGGGCGGCATGCGCAAGCGTGCCGGCCTGGCCCGTGCGCTGGTGCTCGACCCGGAGATCGTGCTCTTCGACGAGCCCGACTCGGGCCTGGATCCGGTGCGCACGGCGTTCCTCAACCAGCTGATCGTGGACCTGAACGCCCAGATCGACGCGACGTTCCTCATCGTCACGCACGACATCAACACCGCTCGCACGGTGCCCGACAACATCGGGCTGCTCTACCACAAGCACCTGGCCATGTTCGGGCCCCGCGAGATGCTGCTGAGCTCGGAGGAGCCGGTGGTGCGCCAGTTCCTCAACGCCCAGCGCGTGGGCCCGATCGGCATGTCGGAGGAGAAGGACGCCAACGAGCTGGCGGCCGAGGCCGGCCAGGAGCTCCCCCCGCTGCCGCCGATCCCGATGCAGCTCGAGCCCTCCAACGGCATCCCGCGCCGCAGCCAGCGTCCGCCGGGGGAGTGGTGCCGCGACCACGGCGTGACCCCGCCCCCCGGATCGTTCCAGGCCGACGCGGCGATCGCGACCCGCTGA
- the rplL gene encoding 50S ribosomal protein L7/L12: MAKLSTEELLDAFKELTLIELSEFVKQFEETFGVTAAAPVAVAAAPGAGGGAADAGAAEEKDEFDVVLEAAGDKKINVIKEVRALTSLGLKEAKELVEAAPKAVLEGVAKDAAEKAKEALEGAGATVTLK; this comes from the coding sequence ATGGCGAAGCTCAGCACCGAGGAGCTCCTCGACGCGTTCAAGGAGCTCACGCTCATCGAGCTCTCCGAGTTCGTGAAGCAGTTCGAGGAGACGTTCGGCGTCACCGCGGCCGCCCCGGTCGCCGTTGCCGCTGCCCCGGGTGCCGGCGGCGGCGCTGCCGACGCTGGTGCGGCCGAGGAGAAGGACGAGTTCGACGTCGTCCTCGAGGCCGCCGGTGACAAGAAGATCAACGTCATCAAGGAGGTGCGCGCCCTGACCTCCCTCGGCCTGAAGGAGGCCAAGGAGCTCGTCGAGGCGGCCCCCAAGGCCGTGCTCGAGGGCGTTGCGAAGGACGCGGCGGAGAAGGCCAAGGAGGCCCTCGAGGGCGCCGGCGCCACCGTCACGCTCAAGTGA
- the rplJ gene encoding 50S ribosomal protein L10, translating into MARPEKAAAVAEIVDSFNDAAGAVLTEYRGLTVKELQTLRRSLGENANYAVVKNTLAKIAAHEVGIEGFDDLLNGPTAIAFITGDVVEAAKGLRDFAKANPALIIKGGVLDGNALDAAEIAKLADLESREVLLAKVAGALTATMAQALYAFNALPSQTARLAGALQEKAANDPSILAGGAGEPAAAAAEEVPAAEADEDTPAEA; encoded by the coding sequence ATGGCGCGGCCAGAGAAGGCAGCAGCCGTCGCGGAGATCGTTGACTCGTTCAACGATGCCGCCGGTGCTGTGCTGACCGAGTACCGCGGTCTCACCGTGAAGGAGCTGCAGACCCTGCGGCGCTCCCTCGGCGAGAACGCCAACTACGCCGTGGTCAAGAACACGCTGGCCAAGATCGCTGCCCACGAGGTGGGCATCGAGGGCTTCGACGACCTCCTGAACGGCCCCACCGCCATCGCCTTCATCACGGGCGACGTCGTCGAGGCCGCCAAGGGTCTGCGTGACTTTGCCAAGGCGAACCCCGCCCTGATCATCAAGGGCGGTGTCCTGGACGGCAACGCCCTCGACGCTGCCGAGATCGCCAAGCTGGCCGATCTCGAGTCGCGCGAGGTCCTGCTCGCCAAGGTGGCCGGTGCCCTCACCGCCACGATGGCCCAGGCGCTCTACGCGTTCAACGCCCTCCCCTCGCAGACCGCTCGCCTCGCGGGCGCGCTGCAGGAGAAGGCCGCGAACGATCCCTCGATCCTCGCAGGTGGTGCCGGTGAGCCGGCTGCAGCCGCTGCTGAGGAGGTCCCCGCGGCCGAGGCCGACGAGGACACCCCCGCCGAGGCCTGA
- the rplA gene encoding 50S ribosomal protein L1, with product MQRSKTYRAATEAFDADELHSPLKAITVAKSVSKKKFDETVDVVMRLGVDPRKADQMVRGTVNLPHGTGKTARVLVFANADKAEAAREAGADHVGGDELIEKVNGGWLDFDAVVATPDMMGKVGRLGRVLGPRGLMPNPKTGTVTPDVAKAVSDIKGGKIEFRVDRHSNLHFIIGKASFTEQQLAENYASALEEVLRLKPSASKGRYIKKVTFSTTMGPGIQVDPNRVKNVAVDDEA from the coding sequence ATGCAGCGCAGCAAGACCTACCGCGCAGCGACCGAGGCGTTCGACGCCGACGAGCTGCACAGCCCGCTCAAGGCCATCACCGTCGCCAAGTCGGTCAGCAAGAAGAAGTTCGACGAGACCGTCGACGTGGTCATGCGCCTCGGCGTCGACCCCCGCAAGGCCGACCAGATGGTGCGCGGCACCGTCAACCTCCCGCACGGCACCGGCAAGACCGCCCGCGTCCTCGTCTTCGCGAACGCGGACAAGGCCGAGGCCGCCCGTGAGGCCGGCGCCGACCACGTCGGTGGCGACGAGCTGATCGAGAAGGTGAACGGCGGCTGGCTCGACTTCGACGCCGTCGTCGCGACGCCCGACATGATGGGCAAGGTCGGCCGCCTCGGCCGCGTGCTCGGCCCCCGTGGCCTCATGCCGAACCCGAAGACGGGCACGGTGACGCCCGACGTCGCCAAGGCCGTCTCCGACATCAAGGGCGGCAAGATCGAGTTCCGCGTCGACCGCCACTCGAACCTGCACTTCATCATCGGCAAGGCGTCCTTCACCGAGCAGCAGCTCGCGGAGAACTACGCGTCCGCGCTCGAGGAGGTGCTGCGGCTCAAGCCGTCGGCGTCCAAGGGCCGCTACATCAAGAAGGTCACGTTCTCGACGACGATGGGCCCTGGCATCCAGGTCGACCCGAACCGCGTCAAGAACGTCGCGGTGGACGACGAGGCCTGA